A genomic region of Haliaeetus albicilla chromosome 8, bHalAlb1.1, whole genome shotgun sequence contains the following coding sequences:
- the CIB3 gene encoding calcium and integrin-binding family member 3 isoform X1, with the protein MGNKQTIFTPEQLDAYQDCTFFTRKEILRLFYRYRDLAPQLVPLDYTDKPDVTLPYELIGSMPELKDNPFRQRIAEVFSEDGDGNMTLDDFLDMFSVLSEMAPRDLKAYYAFKIYDFNNDDYICKSDLEKTVNKLTRNELTPEEVSLVCEKVIYEADVDNDGKLSLEDFQHMIIRAPDFLSETCRWKCFLNLQQLLLHPRLPPMREQNERSKEDNFW; encoded by the exons ATGGGCAACAAACAAACCATTTTCACTCCAGAGCAGCTGGATGCATATCAG gACTGCACATTCTTTACAAGGAAAGAAATTCTGAG ACTGTTTTACAGATACCGAGATCTAGCCCCACAGCTAGTTCCACTTGACTACACAGATAAACCAGACGTGACGCTTCCCTATGAACTCATTGGCAGCATGCCAGAGCTGAAG GACAATCCATTTCGTCAGCGGATAGCAGAGGTTTTCTCAGAGGATGGAGACGGCAATATGACTTTAGATGATTTTTTGGACATGTTTTCAGTGCTGAGTGAAATGGCTCCCAGAGACTTGAAAGCttattatgcttttaaaatttatg ATTTTAACAATGATGATTACATATGCAAATCAGATCTAGAGAAAACTGTTAACAAATTAACCCGAAATGAACTTACCCCAGAAGAAGTTAGCCTTGTATGTGAAAAGGTGATTTATGAAGCTGATGTGGACAACGATGGCAAGCTGTCTTTGGAAGACTTTCAGCATATGATAATACGAGCTCCAGATTTCCTCAG TGAAACATGCAGATGGAAGTGCTTCTTGAACCTTCAACAACTATTACTTCACCCGAGATTACCACCCATGAGAGAGCAGAATGAGAGGAGCAAAGAAGACAATTTCTGGTAA
- the CIB3 gene encoding calcium and integrin-binding family member 3 isoform X3: protein MGNKQTIFTPEQLDAYQDCTFFTRKEILRLFYRYRDLAPQLVPLDYTDKPDVTLPYELIGSMPELKDNPFRQRIAEVFSEDGDGNMTLDDFLDMFSVLSEMAPRDLKAYYAFKIYDFNNDDYICKSDLEKTVNKLTRNELTPEEVSLVCEKVIYEADVDNDGKLSLEDFQHMIIRAPDFLSTFHIRI from the exons ATGGGCAACAAACAAACCATTTTCACTCCAGAGCAGCTGGATGCATATCAG gACTGCACATTCTTTACAAGGAAAGAAATTCTGAG ACTGTTTTACAGATACCGAGATCTAGCCCCACAGCTAGTTCCACTTGACTACACAGATAAACCAGACGTGACGCTTCCCTATGAACTCATTGGCAGCATGCCAGAGCTGAAG GACAATCCATTTCGTCAGCGGATAGCAGAGGTTTTCTCAGAGGATGGAGACGGCAATATGACTTTAGATGATTTTTTGGACATGTTTTCAGTGCTGAGTGAAATGGCTCCCAGAGACTTGAAAGCttattatgcttttaaaatttatg ATTTTAACAATGATGATTACATATGCAAATCAGATCTAGAGAAAACTGTTAACAAATTAACCCGAAATGAACTTACCCCAGAAGAAGTTAGCCTTGTATGTGAAAAGGTGATTTATGAAGCTGATGTGGACAACGATGGCAAGCTGTCTTTGGAAGACTTTCAGCATATGATAATACGAGCTCCAGATTTCCTCAG CACATTTCACATTCGAATCTGA
- the CIB3 gene encoding calcium and integrin-binding family member 3 isoform X2 — MGNKQTIFTPEQLDAYQDCTFFTRKEILRLFYRYRDLAPQLVPLDYTDKPDVTLPYELIGSMPELKDNPFRQRIAEVFSEDGDGNMTLDDFLDMFSVLSEMAPRDLKAYYAFKIYDFNNDDYICKSDLEKTVNKLTRNELTPEEVSLVCEKVIYEADVDNDGKLSLEDFQHMIIRAPDFLSHYRSPLFPDKFLVQLPTTNTGKTEAWKSVEAS; from the exons ATGGGCAACAAACAAACCATTTTCACTCCAGAGCAGCTGGATGCATATCAG gACTGCACATTCTTTACAAGGAAAGAAATTCTGAG ACTGTTTTACAGATACCGAGATCTAGCCCCACAGCTAGTTCCACTTGACTACACAGATAAACCAGACGTGACGCTTCCCTATGAACTCATTGGCAGCATGCCAGAGCTGAAG GACAATCCATTTCGTCAGCGGATAGCAGAGGTTTTCTCAGAGGATGGAGACGGCAATATGACTTTAGATGATTTTTTGGACATGTTTTCAGTGCTGAGTGAAATGGCTCCCAGAGACTTGAAAGCttattatgcttttaaaatttatg ATTTTAACAATGATGATTACATATGCAAATCAGATCTAGAGAAAACTGTTAACAAATTAACCCGAAATGAACTTACCCCAGAAGAAGTTAGCCTTGTATGTGAAAAGGTGATTTATGAAGCTGATGTGGACAACGATGGCAAGCTGTCTTTGGAAGACTTTCAGCATATGATAATACGAGCTCCAGATTTCCTCAG CCATTACAGATCACCACTCTTCCCTGACAAGTTTCTAGTACAGCTGCCCACCACAAACACTGGGAAAACAGAAGCTTGGAAAAGTGTGGAGGCTTCTTGA
- the FAM32A gene encoding protein FAM32A yields the protein MADYEAVQRGPLRLKGSGGALGAGKRKKKKAKDKAQILEQIVSSKKQEEEKKRGLDKRTPAQVAYEKMQEKRQMERILKKASKTHKQRVEDFNRHLDTLTEHYDIPKVSWTK from the exons ATGGCGGACTACGAGGCGGTGCAGCGCGGGCCGCTGCGGCTGAAGGGCAGCGGCGGGGCTCTGGGGGCCGGCAAGCG gaagaagaagaaggcGAAGGACAAGGCCCAGATCCTGGAGCAGATCGTGAGTAGcaagaagcaggaggaggagaagaagcgCGGCCTGGATAAGCGGACCCCGGCGCAGGTGGCCTACGAGAAGATGCAGGAGAAGAGG CAAATGGAGAGGATCCTGAAGAAAGCGTCCAAAACCCATAAGCAGAGGGTGGAG GACTTCAACAGGCACTTGGATACTCTGACTGAGCATTACGACATTCCTAAAGTCAGCTGGACTAAGTGA
- the AP1M1 gene encoding AP-1 complex subunit mu-1 has translation MSASAVYVLDLKGKVLICRNYRGDVDMSEVEHFMPILMEKEEEGTLSPILAHGGVRFMWIKHNNLYLVATSKKNACVSLVFSFLYKVVQVFSEYFKELEEESIRDNFVIIYELLDELMDFGYPQTTDSKILQEYITQEGHKLETGAPRPPATVTNAVSWRSEGIKYRKNEVFLDVIESVNLLVSANGNVLRSEIVGSIKMRVFLSGMPELRLGLNDKVLFDNTGRGKSKSVELEDVKFHQCVRLSRFENDRTISFIPPDGEFELMSYRLNTHVKPLIWIESVIEKHSHSRIEYMIKAKSQFKRRSTANNVEIHIPVPNDADSPKFKTTVGSVKWVPENSEIVWSIKSFPGGKEYLMRAHFGLPSVEAEDKEGKPPISVKFEIPYFTTSGIQVRYLKIIEKSGYQALPWVRYITQNGDYQLRTQ, from the exons atGTCGGCCAGCGCCGTCTACGTGCTGGACCTGAAGGGGAAG GTTCTTATCTGTCGGAATTACCGCGGAGATGTGGACATGTCAGAGGTGGAGCATTTTATGCCAATCcttatggaaaaggaagaagaggggaCGCTTTCTCCTATTCTAGCACATGGAGGAGTTCGTTTTATGTGGATTAAACATAACAACCTATATC TTGTTGCAACTTCTAAGAAAAATGCTTGTGTATCActggtgttttcatttttatataaagtAGTTCAG gttttttctgaatatttcaaGGAGTTGGAAGAAGAGAGCATTAGGGataattttgttattatttatgaGTTGTTAGATGAGCTTATGGATTTTGGTTATCCACAAACCACTGATAGTAAAATTTTACAAGA GTACATCACTCAGGAAGGTCACAAACTTGAAACTGGAGCTCCGCGTCCACCTGCCACTGTTACGAATGCTGTTTCATGGAGATCAGAAGGgataaaatacaggaaaaacgAAGTGTTCCTGGATGTTATAGAGTCTGTTAACCTTTTG GTCAGTGCCAACGGAAATGTATTACGGAGTGAGATAGTTGGATCCATTAAAATGCGAGTCTTTCTCTCGGGAATGCCAGAGCTGCGCCTTGGTTTAAATGACAAAGTTCTCTTTGATAATACAGGCC GTGGCAAAAGTAAATCAGTAGAACTGGAAGATGTGAAGTTTCACCAGTGTGTTCGTCTCTCTCGCTTTGAAAACGACAGGACAATTTCTTTCATTCCGCCTGATGGAGAGTTTGAACTCATGTCATATCGTCTTAATACCCAC GTAAAACCACTGATCTGGATTGAGTCTGTGATTGAAAAACACTCGCACAGCCGCATCGAGTACATGATCAAG gcaAAAAGTCAATTTAAGCGTAGATCAACTGCCAACAATGTGGAGATTCACATTCCAGTTCCAAACGACGCAGACTCGCCAAAGTTTAAAACCACTGTTGGAAGTGTCAAATGGGTTCCAGAGAACAGTGAAATTGTCTGGTCCATTAAATCTTTTCCA GGTGGAAAAGAATACCTGATGAGAGCTCACTTTGGACTTCCAAGCGTTGAAGCTGAAGATAAGGAAGGAAAACCTCCCATTAGTGTAAAGTTCGAGATTCCATATTTCACCACTTCAGGAATCCAG GTTCGCTACTTAAAGATAATTGAGAAGAGTGGCTATCAGGCTCTCCCGTGGGTTCGTTATATTACCCAGAATGGAG ACTACCAGCTTCGAACACAGTAA